Proteins encoded in a region of the Kwoniella shivajii chromosome 3, complete sequence genome:
- a CDS encoding 4-hydroxybenzoate polyprenyl transferase, which produces MLFTLSRCSSPGSGSSSRALNRTFFNPSFHVNVKSSTSRITLRPSPSSFLLRRSLTYSSSSRSLIDHKPSSASNISQKDASVPHPSIITEIVHPQSPPPPPATATPTSTSPSAEVSPPAPKSILDKLPKWASPAKPYLALTRIDKPIGSLLLFWPCTWSITMASTVLHLPPSVPLFYISLFGLGALIMRGAGCTINDMWDANMDAKVERTKTRPIAAGDVTQFQALTFLGVQLSAGLAVLTQLNWYSIALGASSLSLVVLYPFMKRITYYPQVVFGATFNWGVFLGWSAVAGVVDWTITAPLYVGGIAWGIAYDMIYAHQDKYDDVKAGVKSMALRFPDNSRTVISVLNTTFISLLTLTGHLAGLGPLYYLISVGSAASHLAWQTMTVNFDNRLDCWKKFCSNGYLGGLIWLGIAADYVQQVLLAVPA; this is translated from the exons ATGTTATTCACCTTATCTCGCTGCTCTAGCCCTGGCTCTGGCTCTAGCTCGAGAGCTTTGAATCGAACattcttcaatccatcttttcacgtcaatgtcaaatcCTCCACTTCTAGAATAACGTTAcgaccttctccttcatcatttttgCTTCGCCGATCACTCACTTATTCTTCCTCGTCACGGTCGCTCATTGACCATAAACCTTCATCGGCAAGTAACATCTCTCAAAAAGACGCTTCTGTACCTCATCCTTCAATTATCACAGAAATCGTACATCCtcaatctcctcctcctcctcctgcaaCTGCAACTCCTACTTCCACTTCCCCTTCTGCTGAAGTATCCCCACCAGCACCGAAAAGTATTTTAGATAAATTACCCAAATGGGCTTCACCCGCAAAACCCTATTTGGCATTAACGAGGATAGATAAGCCTATTGGTAGTTTATTGCTATTTTGGCCATGTA CATGGTCAATAACGATGGCTTCTACAgtccttcatcttccacccTCAGTCCCATTATTCTATATCAGTCTGTTCGGTCTGGGAGCTTTGATTATGAGAGGAGCAGGATGTACTATCAATGATATGTGGGACGCCAATATGGACGCTAAAGTTG AACGAACGAAAACAAGACCGATAGCAGCTGGAGATGTCACTCAATTTCAAGCATTAACATTTCTAGGTGTACAACTATCTGCTGGTTTAGCTGTATTGACTCAACTGAATTGGTATTC AATCGCACTAGGtgcttcatctctttctttggtgGTGCTGTATCCATTTATGAAAAGGATAACGTATTATCCTCAAGTCGTATTTG GTGCGACATTCAATTGGGGTGTTTTCTTAGGTTGGTCAGCAGTAGCCGGTGTTGTAGATTGGACCATCACAGCTCCACTGTATGTCGGTGGTATAGCTTGGGGTATAGCTTATGATATGATCTACGCCCATCAG GACAAATACGACGACGTCAAAGCAGGAGTCAAGTCAATGGCCTTACGATTCCCCGATAATTCAAGAACGGTAATTTCCGTATTGaacaccaccttcatttCCCTACTCACTCTCACAGGACATTTAGCAGGGTTAGGTCCTTTGTACTATTTGATAAGTGTTGGAAGCGCAGCAAGTCATTTGGCTTGGCAAACGATGACCGTCAATTTCGATAATAGGTTAGATTGTTGGAAGAAATTCTGTAGCAATGGCTACTTAGGTGGATTGATTTGGTTAGGTATCGCAGCTGATTACGTCCAACAAGTATTACTTGCTGTTCCTGCGTAA
- a CDS encoding potassium/sodium efflux P-type ATPase, fungal-type yields the protein MLSNAWTYTPEDALAYYGTNAETGLTEEQVKRNREAYGENTLPESPPTSLFKLILAQFKDQLVLILLGSAVVSFILALFEDVSEPGGSWLTAFVEPSVILLILIANATVGVVQETNAEKAIDALKEYSPDEASVVRSGRLAKVPASALVPGDIISIHVGDRIPADCRIISFSSSSFRVDQAMLTGESMSVGKTEGAVKDQGAVKQDMVNMLFSGTTVVNGAAKAIVALTGSRTAIGAIHSSISKDDEEEEKTPLKRKLDDFGDQLAKVISVICILVWLVNIRHFNDPSHHGWLGGAIYYLKIAVALAVAAIPEGLAAVITACLALGTKKMAKRGAIVRNLPSVETLGCTNVICSDKTGTLTTNQMSVARFLTCDGSGFAEYQVGGTTFAPTGFISTLDGQHAEKTAVRTPPVNKLVEISAICNDAKIAYNSETDIYTNVGEPTEAALKVLVEKLASDSDSFNAGLANLGPQARATAVNDHYETRVKRVLTFEFTRDRKSMSVLAQSPYGTSLFVKGAPESVLERCSKVILPTGVSELTSDLRAELARKQLEYGHKGLRTLALAYVDESDGDVSHYKTNSSEDYVKFEQDMTFVGLVGMLDPPRPEVKDAIAKCKTAGIRTIVITGDNKNTAETICREIGVFGKDEDLTGKSYTGRELDALSHEEKIAAVQRASLFSRTEPTHKSQLVDLLQGLGLVVAMTGDGVNDAPALKKADIGIAMGSGTDVAKLAADMVLATDNFATIEKAVEEGRAIYNNTKQFIRYLISSNIGEVVSIFLTVLLGMPEALIPVQLLWVNLITDGLPATALGFNPPDHQIMKTPPRSASEPLVGGWLFFRYMVVGTYVGAATVFGYAWWFMFYTGGPQISFHELTHFHQCSNTFSHLDCSMFTGLPSMRATTVSLSILVVIEMFNACNSLSENESLFVLPIWTNPYLVASIALSMALHFMILYVPFFRTMFRITALNKEEWIAVLVISAPVIVIDEILKWISMRRNVNKVKKD from the exons ATGTTGTCCAACGCCTGGACGTACACACCGGAAGACGCACTCGCATACTATGGTACGAACGCAGAGACAGGTCTGACAGAGGAACAAGTCAAGAGGAATAGAGAAGCTTATGGAGAAAACA CTCTGCCCGAGTCACCACCCACGTCTCTATTCAAGCTCATTCTCGCTCAATTCAAAGATCAACTAgtcctcatcctccttggTTCAGCGGTCGTATCATTTATCCTTGCTCTTTTCGAAGATGTATCTGAACCTGGTGGATCATGGTTAACCGCCTTTGTGGAACCATCCGTTAtattgttgatcttgattgcGAACGCCACAGTCGGTGTTGTACAGGAAACCAATGCTGAGAAGGCTATCGAT GCTCTGAAAGAGTATTCACCCGATGAAGCGTCTGTCGTTCGTTCAGGACGTCTAGCCAAAGTCCCCGCTTCAGCTCTTGTTCCTGGAGACATCATCTCAATTCACGTTGGTGACCGAATCCCAGCAGATTGTcgaatcatctccttctcttcatcatctttcagaGTCGATCAAGCTATGTTAACCGGTGAATCAATGTCTGTCGGTAAGACCGAGGGTGCCGTGAAAGACCAGGGTGCCGTTAAACAAGATATGGTCAACATGCTGTTCTCAGGAACAACAGTAGTGAACGGTGCTGCTAAAGCTATTGTTGCTCTTACCGGATCAAGAACTGCTATCGGTGCTATACATTCTAGTAtatcaaaagatgatgaggaagaggaaaaaacTCCTTTGAAGAGGAAATTAGATGATTTCGGAGATCAACTTGCCAAAGTTATCTCTGTGATTTGTATTCTCGTTTGGCTCGTTAATATTCGTCACTTCAATGATCCAAGTCATCACGGTTGGCTCGGTGGAGCTATCTACTATCTTAAGATCGCCGTTGCTCTCGCTGTCGCTGCCATCCCAGAAGGTCTTGCAGCTGTCATCACCGCATGTCTCGCTTTAGGTACAAAGAAAATGGCTAAGAGAGGTGCTATCGTTAGAAATTTGCCTAGTGTGGAAACTTTAGGTTGTACGAATGTCATTTGCTCAGATAAGACTG GTACTCTCACTACCAACCAAATGAGTGTCGCCCGGTTCTTGACCTGTGACGGTTCCGGATTTGCTGAATACCAAGTTGGCGGTACAACTTTTGCTCCTACCGGTTTCATAAGTACTCTCGATGGTCAACATGCTGAGAAGACAGCTGTCCGAACTCCCCCAGTCAACAAGCTTGTGGAGATCAGCGCGATCTGTAACGATGCCAAGATTGCTTACAATTCC GAAACCGATATTTATACCAACGTTGGTGAACCCACCGAAGCTGCTTTGAAAGTGCTGGTAGAAAAGCTTGCTTCTGACTCTGATTCTTTCAATGCTGGTCTTGCCAATCTCGGACCCCAGGCTCGAGCTACCGCTGTTAACGATCATTACGAGACTCGTGTCAAGAGAGTCTTGACATTCGAATTCACCCGTGATCGAAAATCTATGTCTGTTCTTGCTCAATCGCCGTACGGAACTTCGCTTTTCGTCAAAGGTGCACCCGAATCAGTCCTCGAAAGATGCAGCAAAGTCATTCTCCCCACAGGAGTGTCTGAACTCACGTCCGACCTACGAGCCGAGCTTGCGCGAAAACAACTTGAATACGGCCACAAAGGTTTACGAACACTCGCTCTCGCTTATGTTGATGAGTCTGATGGAGATGTATCTCACTACAAGACCAATTCATCTGAAGATTACGTCAAATTCGAACAGGATATGACTTTTGTTGGATTAGTCGGTATGCTTGATCCTCCTCGACCTGAAGTCAAAGATGCTATCGCCAAATGTAAGACTGCTGGAATCAGGACCATCGTCATCACTGGAGACAACAAGAACACCGCCGAGACAATCTGTCGGGAAATTGGTGTTTTcggtaaagatgaagatttgaCTGGTAAATCTTACACTGGACGAGAATTGGATGCTCTGTCACATGAAGAGAAAATCGCTGCTGTGCAACGAGCTTCCTTATTTTCCCGAACTGAACCTACACATAAATCACAATTGGTCGACTTACTTCAAGGTCTAGGTTTAGTTGTCGCTATGACAGGTGATGGTGTCAACGATGCCCCGGCATTGAAAAAGGCGGATATCGGTATTGCAATGGGATCAGGAACAGATGTAGCTAAACTTGCTGCTGATATGGTATTGGCAACTGATAATTTCGCCACCATTGAAAaagctgtcgaagaaggaagagcaaTTTATAATAACACAAAACAGTTCATTCgatatctcatttcttccaacATCGGTGAAGTCGTTTCAATCTTCTTGACTGTCTTACTTGGTATGCCAGAAGCTTTAATCCCTGTGCAATTGCTTTGGGTCAATCTCATCACAGATGGTCTACCTGCTACTGCTCTTGGATTCAACCCTCCCgatcatcaaatcatgaAGACTCCACCAAGATCGGCCAGTGAACCATTAGTTGGAGGCTGGTTATTCTTCAGATATATGGTAGTCGGTACATATGTCGGCGCGGCTACAGTCTTCGGTTATGCGTGGTGGTTTATGTTTTACACTGGTGGTCctcaaatcagcttccacGAATTG ACTCACTTCCATCAATGCTCAAATACattctctcatcttgatTGTTCAATGTTCACAGGATTACCTTCAATGAGAGCTACAACAGTCTCGTTGTCCATCTTGGTAGTCATCGAGATGTTTAATGCCTGTAATTCACTTTCAGAGAACGAATCATTATTTGTATTACCCATTTGGACAAATCCATACCTCGTCGCTTCAATCGCTCTATCCATGGCACTGCATTTCATGATCCTCTACGTACCATTTTTCAGAACAATGTTCAGAATCACAGCTCTGaataaagaagaatggattgCTGTCTTAGTCATTTCAGCTCCTGTAATCGTCATTGATGAAATTCTAAAATGGATTTCAATGAGAAGGAATGTAAATAAGGTTAAGAAGGATTAA